From a single Sporosarcina oncorhynchi genomic region:
- a CDS encoding acyl-CoA thioesterase, whose product MEQRPMSHSRTISTNLVLPPDTNHMQTIFGGKVLAYIDEIAAITAMKHAQTAVVTASIDSVDFLSSAKVGDVLELESVVSSTGRTSMEIFVSVHSIDLHTGEKKLTTESFLTFVAMDEHNKPIPVPGVFPETEMEKRLFETGPARREHRKLRRDIKH is encoded by the coding sequence ATGGAACAACGGCCGATGAGTCACTCTCGCACGATTAGTACTAATCTTGTGCTGCCTCCGGATACCAATCATATGCAAACGATTTTTGGAGGAAAAGTACTTGCTTACATAGACGAAATTGCAGCAATCACCGCTATGAAACATGCGCAAACTGCTGTTGTCACAGCATCGATTGACTCGGTGGATTTCCTGTCGTCCGCAAAAGTTGGCGACGTGCTGGAACTGGAATCCGTTGTGAGTTCGACGGGTCGCACTTCGATGGAAATTTTCGTTTCGGTGCATTCAATAGATTTGCATACAGGCGAAAAGAAGCTGACGACAGAATCCTTTTTGACATTCGTTGCGATGGATGAACATAATAAACCAATTCCTGTGCCGGGCGTGTTTCCTGAAACCGAGATGGAGAAGCGTTTATTTGAGACGGGTCCTGCGAGACGCGAGCACCGGAAGTTACGAAGAGATATTAAGCATTAA
- a CDS encoding ABC transporter ATP-binding protein, with protein MMLKVEHLSKQYGRGRRKRKVLHDVNLLVGDGELVGIVGESGSGKSTLARLLMRLEKVDEGTITLSSTGDFYASCQIVFQNASAALNPSWTVRESLMEPLRLMNGNREAYICEMLDKVSLSEKHLNRLPSELSGGERQRVNLLRSILVKPKLLICDEIVSSLDRLIQKEIVELLLQLNKEMGMAILFISHDLKVVNYLCDRVYVMEAGRVVEESVKQDGEFVFLHPYSQRMFE; from the coding sequence ATGATGCTTAAAGTGGAACATCTTTCAAAACAATATGGCCGTGGACGACGAAAGAGAAAAGTTCTTCACGACGTTAATCTTTTAGTCGGGGACGGCGAGCTTGTCGGCATTGTCGGTGAAAGTGGAAGTGGGAAAAGTACATTGGCCAGACTGCTCATGCGGTTGGAGAAGGTGGATGAAGGAACAATTACACTTTCTTCTACGGGAGATTTTTATGCGTCTTGCCAAATCGTTTTTCAGAATGCATCTGCAGCGCTAAACCCTTCGTGGACCGTACGGGAGAGTTTAATGGAACCTTTGCGACTAATGAATGGTAATCGAGAGGCGTATATTTGCGAAATGTTGGATAAGGTAAGTCTAAGTGAAAAGCATTTGAATCGATTGCCTTCCGAGTTAAGCGGTGGTGAGCGGCAACGGGTGAATTTGTTACGATCCATTTTAGTGAAGCCGAAATTATTGATTTGCGATGAAATCGTGTCGAGTCTAGACCGGTTGATCCAAAAAGAAATTGTAGAGTTGTTGCTTCAGTTGAATAAAGAGATGGGCATGGCAATTCTGTTCATATCCCATGATTTAAAAGTCGTAAACTATTTATGTGATCGGGTATATGTGATGGAGGCAGGTAGGGTTGTGGAAGAAAGCGTCAAACAGGATGGAGAATTTGTTTTTTTGCATCCCTATTCACAAAGAATGTTTGAGTGA
- a CDS encoding ABC transporter ATP-binding protein has product MLEVKKLSIELNGFPVVNNSSFVIRQGKVTALIGESGSGKSMTVAAILRMLPLGGSASGSIIYKDTNLLTTPDEEMGVLRKVAFFTIMQDASNSFNPNVKMGRQLYALSAARVGDYHKEFKRKMTSILEKLRLATGILEQYPFELSGGMLQRCMIACALYVQPKLLIADEPTSALDKIVQKEFLELLRMLNENGTTVLLITHDLDVVAHIADELIIMQEGKVVEKGTVAEVFASPEHAYTKRLVDSRF; this is encoded by the coding sequence ATGCTCGAAGTAAAAAAGTTGTCAATTGAGCTAAACGGATTTCCGGTAGTGAATAACAGCTCATTTGTCATTCGACAAGGAAAAGTGACTGCATTGATCGGTGAAAGTGGCAGTGGTAAAAGTATGACTGTTGCAGCGATATTGCGTATGTTGCCTCTGGGTGGTTCGGCGAGCGGATCCATTATCTATAAAGATACCAACTTATTGACGACACCGGATGAAGAGATGGGAGTGCTTCGGAAAGTGGCATTTTTCACGATTATGCAAGATGCCTCGAATAGTTTTAATCCGAATGTGAAGATGGGACGGCAACTATATGCATTGTCTGCCGCCAGAGTGGGTGATTATCATAAGGAATTCAAACGGAAGATGACATCCATTCTTGAAAAGCTACGATTAGCAACGGGTATTCTAGAGCAATATCCATTTGAATTGTCCGGCGGTATGTTGCAGAGATGTATGATTGCATGTGCGTTATACGTACAACCGAAGTTGTTGATAGCGGATGAACCGACGTCTGCGCTTGATAAGATTGTGCAAAAAGAATTCTTGGAATTACTCCGCATGTTGAATGAAAACGGGACGACGGTGTTGCTTATTACGCATGATTTGGATGTTGTAGCACATATAGCGGATGAACTGATTATTATGCAAGAGGGTAAAGTCGTTGAAAAAGGTACTGTGGCAGAGGTGTTTGCCTCACCCGAACATGCCTATACAAAACGCCTGGTAGATAGTCGGTTTTAG
- a CDS encoding ABC transporter permease has protein sequence MKSNKRFFFWCVIFGLIVLMSVFSTFLSPYSVNEMNLDDVYAAPGNGHLLGTDHLGRDVFTRLLHGGKVTLTVAFGSVLLSLVIGVLYGGVSGYLGGWVDSMMMRVLEALISIPSLILVLAFQAIMQGGMWGMTFIIGVTGWFTTARIIRSEFIRLKEAEYVQMAKLFGTPVWKIMTGHLLRNSLAPLFVVTIFNLASAVFIEVSLSFLGIGIPPAIPSWGNMLYNAQSDLLIGAWWIGLFPGMLIFMTVLSINFIGEGLKDSERRLFYARSKKVVN, from the coding sequence ATGAAATCGAACAAGAGGTTCTTCTTCTGGTGCGTAATTTTCGGTTTGATTGTCCTCATGTCGGTCTTTTCCACTTTCCTATCCCCTTATTCTGTGAATGAAATGAACTTGGACGATGTGTACGCAGCACCGGGTAATGGTCATCTGCTTGGGACGGATCATCTTGGTAGAGATGTATTCACCCGGTTGTTACATGGTGGGAAAGTAACATTGACAGTCGCTTTTGGATCGGTTCTACTATCGCTTGTTATAGGTGTCCTCTATGGGGGTGTTAGCGGGTATTTGGGCGGTTGGGTAGATTCCATGATGATGCGTGTGTTGGAAGCGCTCATTTCGATTCCGTCGCTTATTTTGGTGCTTGCATTCCAAGCGATCATGCAAGGCGGAATGTGGGGAATGACGTTCATCATTGGAGTGACAGGCTGGTTTACAACGGCCCGTATTATCCGATCGGAATTTATCCGACTAAAAGAAGCGGAGTATGTCCAGATGGCTAAATTGTTCGGCACGCCAGTCTGGAAGATCATGACGGGGCATTTATTGCGCAATAGCTTAGCGCCACTGTTCGTCGTAACCATTTTCAATTTGGCAAGCGCGGTATTTATTGAAGTGTCACTGAGCTTTCTCGGAATCGGTATTCCGCCGGCCATACCGTCATGGGGTAATATGTTGTACAATGCCCAAAGTGATTTATTGATCGGTGCATGGTGGATTGGGTTGTTCCCGGGCATGCTTATTTTTATGACGGTTCTTTCAATCAACTTCATAGGAGAGGGATTGAAAGATTCGGAACGGAGGCTGTTTTATGCTCGAAGTAAAAAAGTTGTCAATTGA
- a CDS encoding ABC transporter permease, whose product MTVKWIGKRMMLGILVLFILSFLSFFIMHAGPGSSATAYYGGNAQMLSAAEKERISRAFALDRPIIAQYGTWLKGTVQGNLGMSAKEGRPVAEILAERLPNTLLLVGVSLFFIVMGSIWLGMEAGMRPGSLLDKGLSTFSIASSSIPAFWLGILFIYLFSVQLGILPSSGMQTIGGDGGFTDKLKHLVMPAAVTILTHVGVYARFLQDSVKMEIRSYYVKTARANGVSEREIRRGVLRNAFIPYLNYLGLSIPSFFGGSVIVESLFSWAGLGQLLAKSVMTKDYPLLMGGIMLTGVIVVISLFVIDMLMFVLNPKLRKKELGV is encoded by the coding sequence ATGACCGTTAAATGGATTGGGAAGCGCATGATGTTGGGGATTCTTGTCCTCTTCATCTTGAGCTTCCTCTCTTTTTTCATCATGCATGCAGGGCCCGGAAGCTCCGCGACTGCTTACTATGGTGGAAATGCACAGATGTTAAGTGCAGCAGAAAAAGAACGAATCAGTCGTGCTTTCGCGCTTGATCGTCCGATAATTGCCCAATACGGTACTTGGTTGAAGGGGACGGTACAAGGCAATCTAGGCATGTCGGCAAAAGAAGGTCGTCCAGTCGCTGAAATTCTTGCGGAGCGCCTTCCGAATACATTATTACTCGTCGGTGTCTCGCTCTTTTTCATTGTGATGGGATCGATTTGGCTCGGGATGGAAGCGGGCATGAGGCCGGGATCACTGTTGGATAAAGGATTATCTACTTTCAGTATCGCATCTTCCAGTATTCCGGCGTTTTGGCTTGGAATCTTATTCATTTACTTGTTCTCTGTTCAGCTAGGCATCCTTCCTTCCTCTGGTATGCAGACGATTGGTGGAGATGGTGGATTTACAGACAAATTGAAGCATCTCGTCATGCCAGCAGCCGTTACCATCCTGACGCATGTCGGCGTGTATGCCCGCTTTCTCCAAGATAGTGTGAAGATGGAAATTCGAAGTTATTACGTGAAGACAGCTCGTGCGAATGGTGTCAGCGAAAGGGAAATTAGGCGCGGTGTATTACGAAATGCATTTATCCCATATTTGAATTATCTTGGTCTGAGTATTCCATCGTTTTTTGGTGGTTCCGTCATCGTTGAATCATTATTTTCGTGGGCTGGACTCGGACAACTGTTGGCAAAGTCCGTAATGACAAAGGATTATCCTTTGCTGATGGGCGGAATTATGCTAACAGGTGTCATTGTTGTAATCAGTCTGTTTGTAATTGATATGCTGATGTTTGTGCTCAATCCGAAGTTGCGGAAAAAGGAGTTGGGCGTATGA
- a CDS encoding ABC transporter substrate-binding protein produces the protein MNKNYVVLIMSMVMLLVVAGCGDKNATTNTNRENHLIYASESEFDGLNPILEETNLDALLFRGLFRFNENNEAVEDIAKSFAISDDKLTYTFNIREDIQFHDGEALTADDVIFTIESILDDNNASYLKSDFTEIDSLKRIDDYQFEMQLKHPFTPILDKLTVPLLPKHAFDGVDMRTADFNSHPIGAGPYQFDQWNRGTSLTLKAYEQFYGTKPSIEKVIFKFIPDSNVRALQLASGEVDIALLDPNQVAEMEKKEHLKIYDVNTADYRGLLFNMQNELWQDVRVRQAFSYAIDRAQVVKGILKEYGEEAYSPLQKHTFNNESIEKYTYDPAKADMLLEEAGWAKVDDGFRYKDGQQLAFTITAPASDAVRVNMANYVAEGFNKIGANVQVAALDWSAITIEDTDAFMIGWGSPYDADHHTYSLFHSSESSLTSPGYNYGSYSNAAVDELLEQGRLAIDVEERKASYAAFQEELANDPAFAFIAYVDAVYGIHGSMEGVKERTLGHHGSGFLWNVEEWKWNDR, from the coding sequence ATGAACAAAAATTACGTTGTACTGATTATGAGTATGGTGATGCTACTAGTGGTGGCGGGTTGCGGAGATAAGAATGCAACGACCAATACAAATAGAGAAAATCATCTGATTTACGCATCAGAATCTGAATTTGATGGACTGAATCCGATTCTGGAAGAAACAAATTTGGACGCACTCCTATTCCGGGGACTGTTCCGTTTTAATGAGAATAATGAAGCCGTTGAGGATATTGCAAAATCATTTGCAATTTCTGATGACAAACTGACATACACATTCAACATTCGTGAAGATATTCAATTTCATGACGGCGAAGCACTGACTGCAGATGACGTCATCTTCACGATTGAAAGTATCCTGGATGACAACAACGCATCCTATCTGAAATCCGATTTTACAGAAATAGATTCATTGAAGAGAATCGATGACTACCAGTTTGAGATGCAACTCAAGCATCCTTTCACACCTATCCTCGATAAACTAACAGTTCCACTTTTACCGAAACATGCCTTTGATGGGGTGGATATGCGCACCGCTGATTTCAATAGTCATCCAATTGGCGCAGGCCCGTATCAGTTCGATCAGTGGAATCGCGGCACGAGTTTGACACTAAAGGCATATGAACAATTTTATGGTACGAAGCCTTCCATCGAGAAAGTCATTTTTAAATTTATCCCAGATAGTAACGTCCGCGCACTTCAATTGGCATCGGGCGAAGTCGATATTGCGTTGCTTGACCCGAATCAAGTCGCTGAAATGGAAAAGAAAGAGCATCTGAAAATTTATGATGTCAATACAGCAGATTATCGTGGGCTATTATTCAATATGCAAAATGAGTTATGGCAAGATGTTCGCGTACGTCAGGCATTCAGCTATGCAATCGATCGAGCACAAGTAGTTAAAGGTATTTTAAAAGAGTATGGCGAAGAAGCCTACTCTCCACTTCAAAAACATACCTTCAATAATGAGTCGATAGAGAAATACACGTACGACCCTGCAAAAGCGGACATGTTGCTGGAAGAAGCCGGTTGGGCGAAAGTGGATGACGGGTTCCGTTATAAAGACGGACAGCAACTGGCATTTACAATTACGGCGCCCGCGTCTGATGCGGTTCGCGTAAATATGGCCAATTATGTAGCTGAAGGGTTCAACAAGATCGGTGCGAACGTCCAAGTGGCTGCACTCGATTGGTCAGCCATAACGATAGAAGACACAGATGCATTCATGATTGGCTGGGGCAGCCCATATGATGCTGATCATCATACGTATAGCTTGTTCCATTCAAGTGAATCGAGTTTGACAAGCCCGGGCTATAATTATGGAAGCTATTCAAATGCAGCTGTTGATGAGCTGTTAGAGCAAGGTCGATTAGCAATCGATGTGGAAGAACGGAAAGCAAGTTATGCCGCATTCCAGGAAGAGCTTGCAAACGATCCTGCATTTGCATTTATCGCATACGTCGATGCTGTATATGGCATTCATGGCAGTATGGAAGGCGTGAAAGAGCGAACGCTTGGTCATCACGGCTCAGGTTTCCTGTGGAATGTCGAGGAGTGGAAGTGGAATGACCGTTAA
- a CDS encoding urease accessory protein UreD: MTVSKPARINHHGKLDLVFEPRRGYTRMPHVFQQPPLKASRELYEGKDPMATVYVMESSGGMVAGDRNDISIHLKPKSKVRMIQQSALKVYRSHTGETCVQSINVNVEEQARLEWMPEVIIPFANAKFQMETTIQLAANATLLWGEILAPGREKRGEVFDFTSLKSTMRISVDGELIAFDAIHFTPETMQYNRIGMLEEALYIGSIWLVSNNVDKIDLRAIQEAMNVGNGLRASITKLTGNAVHCRFLGVDQWTLQQEMKRVFSELAACI, translated from the coding sequence GTGACAGTAAGTAAACCGGCACGCATCAACCATCACGGGAAGTTGGACTTGGTTTTTGAACCGAGAAGAGGTTATACACGGATGCCGCATGTCTTTCAACAACCTCCTTTGAAGGCGAGCCGTGAATTGTATGAGGGGAAAGACCCGATGGCGACCGTCTATGTCATGGAATCATCGGGGGGCATGGTGGCGGGTGATCGAAATGATATTTCGATTCACCTAAAACCAAAAAGCAAGGTACGAATGATTCAACAATCGGCACTGAAAGTATACCGTTCACATACAGGTGAGACATGTGTGCAATCCATTAACGTCAACGTCGAAGAACAAGCACGTCTAGAATGGATGCCGGAAGTAATCATTCCTTTCGCGAATGCAAAATTCCAGATGGAAACGACCATTCAGCTAGCTGCAAATGCTACATTGCTTTGGGGTGAAATTCTTGCACCGGGCAGGGAAAAGCGTGGCGAAGTATTCGACTTCACATCATTGAAATCGACAATGCGTATTTCTGTCGATGGGGAGCTGATTGCATTTGACGCAATCCACTTCACCCCGGAAACCATGCAATATAATCGTATCGGGATGTTGGAAGAAGCCTTATACATAGGCTCCATTTGGCTTGTATCCAATAATGTCGACAAAATTGACCTGCGGGCGATTCAAGAAGCGATGAACGTTGGCAACGGCTTGCGGGCAAGTATCACAAAACTAACAGGAAATGCCGTCCATTGCCGATTCCTCGGAGTAGATCAATGGACTTTGCAACAGGAAATGAAGCGCGTGTTTTCTGAACTCGCTGCCTGTATCTAG
- the ureG gene encoding urease accessory protein UreG — translation MKPVRIGIGGPVGSGKTSLVDQLTRAMHADYNIAVITNDIYTREDAQFLIHNGVLEENRIIGVETGGCPHTAIREDASMNFAAIDELKERFTDLDIIFVESGGDNLSATFSPELVDAYIYVIDVAEGQDIPRKGGPALTRSDLLLINKTDLAPHVGVDLELMESDVLKMRNGRPFVFADVRTQKNVDQIVQWIKRNMLLEDVGVASDSK, via the coding sequence ATGAAACCAGTACGAATCGGCATCGGGGGTCCAGTTGGATCGGGCAAAACATCGCTCGTCGACCAATTGACTCGCGCGATGCATGCAGACTATAACATCGCGGTTATTACGAATGATATTTACACACGTGAAGATGCACAGTTCCTCATTCATAATGGAGTGTTGGAAGAAAATCGGATTATTGGTGTGGAGACAGGTGGCTGTCCACATACTGCAATCCGCGAAGATGCGTCCATGAACTTTGCGGCGATTGATGAATTGAAAGAACGGTTTACAGACCTCGATATTATTTTTGTTGAAAGTGGCGGTGATAACTTATCCGCGACATTTAGTCCCGAATTGGTTGATGCTTATATCTATGTAATTGACGTGGCGGAAGGTCAAGATATTCCGCGTAAAGGTGGTCCGGCACTAACGCGATCAGATCTTTTATTGATCAATAAAACGGATCTTGCACCGCATGTTGGGGTCGATTTGGAATTGATGGAAAGCGACGTTTTGAAAATGCGCAATGGCCGTCCATTTGTATTTGCGGATGTTCGTACGCAAAAAAATGTCGATCAAATCGTTCAGTGGATTAAACGAAACATGCTGCTTGAAGATGTCGGAGTCGCAAGTGACAGTAAGTAA
- a CDS encoding urease accessory protein UreF produces MKQPNADSNNRLNTVGTPTDLQFLKLLQIHDSAFPIGSYTQSYGMETYIQEDLIRTKEDLIEFCTTFLYQNLVYGDAILIQEAYAAARNQDVVRLVELDQICGAIKLAKESRDASINLGKQFIRTVAPLVENLFFDEWKNRIQSNEVKGHYAISYGIYCAISEVDVHHAVLSYLFASVNGLVQNAVRAVPFGQNTGVQAVHALSKEVMEAASLVSTLTESELRNNALGIELASMKHEYLFSRLFIS; encoded by the coding sequence ATGAAACAACCGAACGCAGATTCAAACAACCGTTTAAATACCGTGGGCACTCCCACTGATCTGCAGTTTTTGAAGTTGTTGCAGATTCATGATTCTGCCTTTCCAATTGGATCGTATACGCAATCCTATGGAATGGAAACGTATATTCAAGAAGATCTGATCCGTACGAAGGAAGACTTGATTGAATTTTGCACAACATTCCTTTATCAAAACCTCGTCTATGGTGATGCGATTCTTATTCAAGAAGCCTATGCGGCGGCGAGAAATCAGGATGTTGTTCGTCTTGTTGAACTGGATCAGATTTGTGGTGCCATTAAACTTGCGAAAGAATCACGGGATGCCAGTATCAATCTAGGCAAACAGTTCATCCGCACGGTTGCCCCGCTCGTCGAGAATCTGTTTTTCGATGAGTGGAAAAATCGGATTCAGTCCAATGAAGTGAAAGGGCACTATGCAATTTCTTACGGGATTTACTGCGCAATCAGTGAAGTGGATGTCCATCATGCAGTGCTTTCTTATTTATTCGCATCTGTGAATGGACTTGTCCAAAACGCAGTACGTGCTGTCCCGTTTGGGCAAAATACAGGTGTTCAAGCTGTTCACGCCTTATCGAAAGAGGTTATGGAGGCAGCGTCGCTTGTGTCAACATTGACGGAATCAGAACTGCGCAATAATGCTCTCGGTATCGAGTTAGCATCCATGAAACACGAATATTTATTTTCACGCTTATTTATTTCATAG
- a CDS encoding urease accessory protein UreE, which translates to MLIEKIIGNIGDTEEITGKQLEWVELEWEELSKRIIRTETTAGTDIALRIDQEESLQYGDLLYEDAERCIAIRTKMEAVIVIRPKDMVEMGKAAFELGNRHTPSLIEKNEIVVRADHTLAPLLDEVGVDYETTERRFKQPFKYRGHSH; encoded by the coding sequence ATGTTAATCGAAAAAATCATTGGCAACATCGGGGATACAGAAGAAATAACCGGCAAACAACTTGAATGGGTAGAGCTTGAATGGGAAGAATTGAGCAAGCGTATCATCCGAACCGAAACCACAGCGGGTACCGACATCGCATTGCGCATCGACCAGGAAGAGTCTCTGCAATACGGTGATTTGCTATACGAAGATGCAGAACGTTGTATCGCCATTCGTACAAAAATGGAAGCAGTCATCGTTATCCGACCAAAAGATATGGTCGAAATGGGCAAGGCTGCATTTGAACTTGGCAACCGACACACACCTTCATTAATTGAGAAAAATGAAATCGTAGTCCGCGCCGACCACACATTAGCGCCATTGTTAGACGAAGTAGGTGTGGACTATGAAACAACCGAACGCAGATTCAAACAACCGTTTAAATACCGTGGGCACTCCCACTGA
- the ureC gene encoding urease subunit alpha — protein sequence MKVTHGQYAKMFGPTVGDKVRLADTDLWIEIEKDYTTYGDEGVFGGGKSLRVSMGQNGQKTSEEGVLDTVITNVMIIDYTGIVKADIGIKNGRIAGIGKAGNPNTMDGVDQGMIIGVGTEVYAGEGLIATAGAIDTHIHFISPQQVDTALFAGTTTFIGGGTGPAAGSRATTVTPGKWHLHRMLQAIEDIPMNIGLFGKGSAAFPEPLVEQIRAGAIGMKIHEDWGATPSSLHQSLTVADEYDIQIALHSDTLNEAGFVEDTIDAIAGRVIHVFHTEGAGGGHAPDQLKMASLPNVLPASTNPTKPFTTNTIDEHLDMLMVCHHLKHDVPEDVAFADSRIRPETIAAEDIMQDLGILSIMSSDSQAMGRVGEVAIRTWQTANKMKMQRGALAQDEGNDNDNYRVKRYIAKYTINPAIAQGISHEIGSLEEGKLADIILWDPAFFGVKSEVVIKAGVAVYAITGDPNASIPTPQPMMGRRMYGFHGQGPQNIGMTFLPKIAVEEGLPEQLGLKKLIGTVKNCRNVSKADMKHNSEMPVIDVDPETYEVKLDGELATCEPVSVLPMAQRYFLF from the coding sequence GTGAAAGTTACACATGGGCAATATGCAAAAATGTTTGGTCCGACTGTGGGCGATAAGGTTCGTCTTGCGGATACTGATTTGTGGATTGAGATCGAAAAGGATTATACGACATATGGAGATGAAGGAGTTTTCGGCGGCGGTAAGTCGTTGCGTGTATCGATGGGCCAAAATGGACAGAAGACTTCTGAAGAAGGTGTGCTTGATACGGTTATTACGAATGTGATGATCATTGACTATACAGGGATTGTTAAAGCGGATATTGGCATTAAGAATGGCCGGATCGCGGGCATCGGTAAAGCGGGTAATCCGAATACGATGGATGGCGTCGATCAGGGGATGATTATCGGTGTTGGTACCGAAGTGTACGCGGGTGAAGGGTTGATCGCGACAGCGGGTGCGATCGATACACATATTCACTTCATCAGCCCCCAACAAGTAGATACGGCATTGTTTGCGGGGACAACGACATTCATCGGTGGGGGAACGGGTCCGGCGGCTGGGTCGCGCGCAACAACGGTGACGCCTGGAAAGTGGCATTTGCACCGGATGTTGCAAGCAATCGAGGATATTCCGATGAATATCGGTCTATTCGGAAAAGGAAGTGCGGCTTTTCCTGAACCACTTGTTGAACAGATTCGAGCAGGTGCGATTGGTATGAAGATTCATGAAGATTGGGGTGCAACTCCTTCTTCATTGCATCAAAGTCTGACAGTTGCGGATGAATATGATATTCAAATTGCATTGCACTCCGATACGTTAAACGAAGCAGGGTTCGTTGAAGATACGATTGATGCGATTGCTGGACGCGTTATTCACGTCTTTCATACGGAAGGAGCTGGCGGAGGCCATGCGCCTGACCAGTTGAAGATGGCTTCATTGCCAAACGTGTTGCCTGCCTCCACGAATCCAACAAAACCATTTACAACGAATACGATTGATGAGCATTTGGACATGCTGATGGTATGTCATCATTTGAAGCATGATGTGCCGGAAGACGTTGCTTTCGCAGATTCAAGGATCCGTCCGGAAACGATTGCCGCAGAAGATATTATGCAGGATCTGGGGATTTTGAGTATTATGTCATCTGATTCCCAAGCGATGGGCAGGGTAGGGGAAGTTGCAATTCGCACATGGCAAACGGCGAATAAGATGAAGATGCAGCGTGGAGCTCTTGCGCAGGATGAAGGCAATGACAATGACAACTATCGTGTAAAACGCTATATTGCAAAATATACGATAAATCCTGCGATTGCCCAAGGTATTTCACATGAAATCGGCTCTTTGGAGGAAGGTAAACTAGCAGATATCATTTTATGGGATCCGGCATTCTTCGGTGTGAAATCAGAAGTTGTGATTAAAGCGGGTGTTGCCGTATATGCGATTACAGGTGATCCGAATGCATCCATTCCGACTCCTCAACCAATGATGGGCCGTAGGATGTATGGATTCCATGGACAAGGTCCACAAAATATCGGCATGACATTCTTGCCGAAAATCGCAGTTGAAGAAGGCCTGCCTGAACAGCTCGGACTGAAGAAACTTATCGGCACCGTGAAAAATTGCCGTAACGTTTCAAAAGCTGACATGAAGCATAACAGCGAAATGCCTGTTATTGACGTCGATCCCGAGACATATGAAGTGAAACTTGATGGAGAACTGGCAACATGCGAACCCGTGAGTGTCCTTCCAATGGCACAGCGATACTTCTTGTTTTAA
- the ureB gene encoding urease subunit beta: MIPGEIRTADGVIQINVGREVKSVRVANTGDRPIQVGSHFHFIEVNRFLEFDRQQAVGMHLNIPSGTAVRFEPGEEKEVELVEFGGKRHVFGLNQLTEGSTHKKAEIIEKASDSGFKGADS; encoded by the coding sequence ATGATTCCTGGAGAAATCAGGACAGCTGATGGCGTTATTCAGATTAATGTTGGACGTGAGGTGAAATCGGTGCGTGTTGCGAATACAGGTGACCGGCCGATTCAAGTTGGTTCACATTTTCACTTCATCGAGGTAAATAGATTTCTTGAGTTCGATCGGCAACAGGCGGTAGGGATGCATTTAAATATACCTTCCGGGACGGCTGTACGTTTTGAGCCGGGTGAAGAGAAGGAAGTTGAGCTTGTCGAGTTTGGCGGGAAGCGTCATGTGTTCGGATTGAACCAATTGACGGAAGGCTCGACGCATAAAAAAGCTGAAATTATTGAAAAGGCATCTGACAGTGGGTTCAAAGGAGCTGACAGTTAA
- the ureA gene encoding urease subunit gamma has product MKLSPVEQEKLLLHVAGELALKRKARGVKLNYPEAMALLCHFIMEGARDGKTVAQLMSEGKQVLTVEDCMEGVGDMISDVQIECTFPDGTKLVTVHNPIQ; this is encoded by the coding sequence TTGAAATTGTCACCAGTTGAACAGGAGAAGTTATTGTTGCATGTTGCGGGAGAACTGGCGTTGAAGCGTAAAGCGCGAGGCGTGAAGTTGAATTATCCTGAGGCGATGGCGCTTCTTTGTCATTTCATCATGGAGGGCGCGCGTGATGGAAAGACGGTTGCGCAACTTATGAGTGAGGGGAAACAAGTGCTCACAGTGGAAGATTGTATGGAAGGTGTCGGCGATATGATTAGTGATGTACAGATTGAGTGTACGTTCCCTGATGGTACGAAGCTTGTGACGGTACATAATCCGATTCAGTAA